Proteins found in one Nitrospirota bacterium genomic segment:
- a CDS encoding DEAD/DEAH box helicase gives MAQHALSQWRLRPYQLEAVDVALRLHEVGKTVVLVMPPGAGKTDVGASILTLACEKAGPYGSVLAHQDVLFRQWAEKLHEVTRMRHGASGHRVSFSPQVNVSRGEDIAIASVFAQKPPGGLAPESFHTVVMDEGHHMLAHSFRRWRDVYKESFLVLLTATPVRGDGVCLTEFGPIVSYLGLRELIEMGHLVDGRFYGRNTFMDVSEVSVGQEGDFHPGNLGQKVDVDWRNQMALEAYLEWGEDEQAIAFCADIVHAESVAERFRRERLAARAIHSKLSRKERLEILEAFREGAIQVLVTCGLLAEGFDCPQVRCVLLLRPFTEFSARVLMLQQVGRTLRTWPGKAYAIVIQLIDQRHSRSCPKVPMHFTGEDGDFPNGQLMAEHAANLENARRARTRQALHHTLVRLINRYEPPSFSEPHEEWRISDVLDRVTGLPFLKLPGGAVFLSLVGGSTVSIAQHGSIFCAVLETENGIRKTLTVAGSQDETIKALERLLPLHVDRDLIEVSNARAKWRRSPDPMTDRQVGLLSRLSTISAGELRKAKLSKGQAERYISSFMALRPKPACRLR, from the coding sequence ATGGCTCAGCATGCACTAAGCCAATGGCGGCTTCGACCTTATCAGCTCGAAGCCGTGGATGTTGCGCTCCGGCTGCACGAAGTCGGGAAGACCGTGGTCCTTGTGATGCCGCCCGGCGCCGGCAAGACCGACGTCGGCGCGTCGATCCTTACGCTCGCCTGTGAGAAGGCCGGCCCCTATGGGTCTGTCCTCGCTCATCAGGATGTGCTCTTTCGGCAGTGGGCGGAAAAACTGCACGAGGTGACCCGCATGCGGCACGGTGCCTCCGGCCACAGGGTGAGCTTCTCACCGCAAGTCAACGTGAGTCGCGGCGAGGACATTGCGATAGCGAGTGTGTTTGCTCAGAAGCCTCCAGGGGGCCTCGCACCGGAATCTTTCCATACGGTCGTGATGGATGAAGGGCACCATATGCTGGCCCATAGTTTCCGCAGGTGGCGTGATGTGTATAAGGAATCGTTTCTTGTGCTCCTTACCGCTACACCGGTCCGAGGTGATGGGGTCTGCCTCACTGAGTTCGGTCCAATTGTGTCTTACCTGGGCCTGCGAGAGCTCATCGAGATGGGGCATCTGGTCGACGGCCGTTTCTACGGTCGCAATACATTCATGGATGTCTCAGAAGTAAGCGTCGGCCAGGAAGGAGATTTTCATCCGGGAAATCTTGGGCAGAAGGTTGATGTTGACTGGCGGAATCAAATGGCTCTCGAGGCGTACCTGGAGTGGGGAGAAGATGAGCAGGCCATCGCGTTTTGCGCGGATATCGTGCACGCAGAGTCGGTGGCCGAGCGGTTCCGGAGGGAGCGACTGGCGGCTCGCGCAATCCACAGCAAGCTCAGCCGAAAGGAAAGGCTGGAGATCTTGGAGGCGTTTCGGGAGGGGGCAATCCAAGTCTTGGTGACGTGTGGGTTGCTGGCCGAAGGGTTTGATTGTCCGCAGGTGCGTTGTGTTCTCCTTCTGCGACCCTTCACGGAATTCTCAGCGCGTGTCCTCATGCTTCAGCAGGTCGGCCGCACCCTGCGCACTTGGCCGGGGAAAGCCTACGCGATCGTGATTCAGCTCATCGACCAACGCCATAGCCGGAGCTGCCCGAAGGTGCCTATGCACTTTACCGGGGAAGATGGAGATTTCCCGAACGGACAGCTGATGGCCGAGCATGCCGCCAACCTTGAGAACGCGCGGCGCGCGAGAACGCGTCAGGCGCTCCATCACACGCTCGTAAGGTTGATCAATCGATATGAGCCACCTTCGTTCAGCGAGCCACACGAGGAGTGGCGTATCAGCGACGTCTTGGACCGCGTCACCGGCCTCCCATTTCTGAAACTTCCTGGTGGGGCAGTCTTCTTGAGCTTGGTCGGTGGGAGCACGGTTTCCATCGCCCAACACGGGAGCATCTTCTGTGCGGTCTTGGAGACGGAGAACGGAATCCGAAAGACTCTGACGGTCGCGGGATCTCAAGACGAGACCATAAAAGCCCTCGAGAGGCTGCTGCCCCTGCACGTCGATCGTGATTTGATCGAAGTTTCGAATGCCAGGGCCAAATGGAGGCGGAGTCCGGACCCGATGACGGATCGTCAGGTGGGCCTTCTATCGAGGCTTTCGACCATTTCCGCCGGCGAGCTCCGGAAGGCCAAGCTTTCCAAGGGCCAAGCTGAGCGGTACATCTCCAGCTTCATGGCTCTTCGCCCGAAACCAGCTTGCCGATTGCGATAG
- a CDS encoding tyrosine-type recombinase/integrase — MTSPGPRSEVREKIALALSELAFDSTGEAPTEKERPEARLIEDILASWLAKHPQAPTAFDLPDLQEAQEKIRQRFPARSQASRRYKAESLLFHTLFQSAAEGRISIRIPLAHGKPQREAVFDPLDRALVPASRWRTWQNLLLDRMLGYHDADELRLQALSSLQLFGGPCGEEFFQIVSGIVPARDYDPRSGLLAYRRQGATWLRWSCHPMQRIALLRALRSSPNRPIGESVSPEGYLKWLAFMGKARPRTVSQTRSSEIRYLIEVYPPWMVSALSGLVEIAKPSRLKPDVPRPASWASPPEKPELAIRQDLSLARRRHLQGRYSLDAARSFQSACQDLLRSPVLRQTKAGPLATPSNGGRLFNLWALIAAARSQAEHTTSGATLATLISTGAALLDWLGGLPICQLNSPPGKNRVGTSKWNDAEVYGWTLSLMWSAAGCTGKVPKLRGNPSPILGPERLIPTQQDVERLIKQAGSVGTVPAETLRTLTALCALTLRKREAARQRATGVDSWGWPEMWVEGTKTRRSRRRVPLYQPFMSTPASIVLACAVKRGKELEKSLVQDGIDRSIALEGPTSSQWEGPPILPSRLTLHDLDRALAKLSRTVLARRLTAHDLRASAICQAILAGMPLEAASKLAGHAELALTLSFYVHVFPIAQERALSTHLDSPTGQIWLPVRQVAPLLGVSVQAAHRMYREPHLHVTKTPPPGCTMKDTRRRQRFVEAGAVVQHLARRVLHIRRRRNHGNTAENLFADDGGK, encoded by the coding sequence ATGACATCGCCCGGTCCAAGGTCCGAGGTTCGCGAGAAAATCGCGCTCGCCCTCTCCGAGCTCGCCTTTGATTCCACCGGTGAAGCGCCTACGGAAAAGGAACGGCCCGAAGCCCGTCTGATCGAGGACATCCTTGCTTCCTGGCTGGCGAAGCACCCCCAAGCCCCGACCGCGTTTGATCTGCCGGATCTCCAGGAGGCTCAGGAGAAAATTCGGCAAAGATTTCCGGCACGGAGTCAAGCCAGCCGGCGGTACAAGGCCGAGTCACTTCTGTTTCACACGCTCTTCCAGTCCGCCGCTGAGGGCAGAATCTCGATTCGGATTCCCCTCGCCCACGGGAAACCCCAGCGTGAGGCCGTCTTCGACCCTCTCGACCGAGCGCTTGTCCCGGCGAGCCGGTGGCGAACATGGCAAAACCTGCTTCTCGATCGCATGCTCGGATACCATGATGCTGATGAGTTGCGTTTGCAGGCGCTCTCAAGTCTACAGCTCTTCGGCGGGCCGTGCGGCGAAGAGTTTTTCCAGATCGTGAGCGGAATTGTTCCCGCGCGGGACTACGATCCCCGATCAGGCCTGCTTGCATATCGGCGCCAGGGAGCCACATGGCTCCGCTGGTCGTGCCATCCCATGCAGCGCATCGCCTTGCTGAGGGCGCTTCGTTCCTCCCCCAATCGGCCGATTGGAGAGTCGGTCTCCCCAGAAGGATACCTCAAGTGGCTCGCTTTCATGGGTAAGGCGCGGCCAAGAACCGTCTCTCAGACCCGGTCGAGCGAAATCCGCTATCTCATCGAGGTCTATCCACCCTGGATGGTCTCGGCGCTATCGGGTCTTGTCGAGATCGCAAAGCCTTCCAGATTGAAGCCGGACGTCCCCAGGCCGGCGAGTTGGGCCTCTCCACCCGAAAAGCCCGAGCTCGCGATCCGACAAGACTTGAGCCTGGCAAGGCGGCGGCACCTCCAGGGTCGATACAGCCTGGACGCCGCCCGCAGCTTCCAATCCGCCTGCCAAGACCTCCTCCGGTCCCCAGTCCTTCGACAGACGAAAGCCGGCCCGCTCGCCACGCCTTCCAACGGGGGACGGCTTTTCAATCTGTGGGCCCTCATTGCCGCAGCCCGGTCGCAGGCCGAACACACGACCAGTGGAGCCACGCTTGCCACACTCATCTCCACGGGCGCGGCCCTTCTGGACTGGCTTGGCGGCCTTCCCATTTGTCAGCTCAACTCACCACCGGGGAAGAACCGGGTTGGGACATCAAAGTGGAATGACGCGGAGGTGTACGGCTGGACGCTTTCACTCATGTGGTCGGCAGCCGGCTGCACGGGAAAAGTTCCAAAACTTCGCGGCAACCCTTCCCCAATCTTGGGACCGGAGAGGCTCATTCCAACGCAGCAGGACGTCGAACGGCTCATCAAGCAAGCCGGATCCGTTGGGACTGTTCCGGCGGAAACCCTCCGCACGCTGACGGCCCTCTGCGCCCTTACTCTTCGAAAGCGAGAAGCCGCTCGTCAGCGGGCAACCGGTGTCGATTCTTGGGGTTGGCCGGAGATGTGGGTCGAGGGTACGAAAACCCGCCGGTCCCGGAGACGCGTGCCTCTGTACCAACCGTTCATGAGCACTCCGGCGTCGATCGTCCTCGCGTGCGCCGTAAAGCGAGGGAAAGAACTCGAGAAATCGCTCGTGCAGGATGGCATCGACCGCTCGATTGCCCTTGAGGGACCCACCTCCTCCCAATGGGAAGGCCCGCCCATCCTCCCTTCCAGGCTGACCTTGCATGACCTTGATCGAGCGCTCGCCAAGCTGTCTCGGACCGTCTTGGCTCGCAGGTTGACCGCGCACGACTTGCGGGCTTCGGCCATCTGCCAGGCGATCCTCGCCGGCATGCCCCTGGAGGCCGCCTCCAAGCTCGCCGGTCACGCTGAGCTGGCTTTGACGCTCTCGTTCTATGTTCACGTTTTTCCGATTGCCCAGGAAAGGGCGCTTTCCACACATCTGGATAGTCCCACAGGCCAGATTTGGCTCCCGGTGCGGCAGGTAGCTCCCCTCCTTGGCGTTTCCGTCCAGGCCGCCCACCGGATGTACCGGGAACCCCATCTGCATGTGACGAAGACCCCGCCGCCTGGATGCACCATGAAGGATACCAGACGCAGACAGCGGTTCGTCGAGGCCGGGGCCGTTGTCCAACATCTGGCGCGGCGCGTGTTGCACATCCGCAGAAGAAGGAATCATGGAAACACTGCGGAAAATCTGTTCGCAGACGATGGCGGTAAATGA
- a CDS encoding nucleotidyltransferase domain-containing protein — translation MWAYSARGRIIRQFLTDADAAREIGTMLPRVDGDPPAAGAMTFPRDRSILGKGAMKRKSQSVNGNIRKMVRRIVAQFRPEQVYLFGSRARGSERKDSDADLLVVMPVEGSKREKRLAIRGALHDIPMAVDVVVVTPNEMESWKDIPATIPRVALKEGKLLYARS, via the coding sequence GTGTGGGCCTACAGCGCTCGGGGGCGGATCATCAGGCAGTTCCTCACCGATGCGGATGCGGCACGCGAAATCGGCACGATGTTGCCGCGGGTGGATGGCGATCCGCCCGCGGCGGGAGCGATGACATTCCCCCGTGACCGGAGTATCCTTGGGAAAGGAGCGATGAAGAGGAAAAGCCAATCTGTAAACGGAAATATCCGCAAAATGGTTCGCCGGATCGTCGCGCAGTTCCGTCCGGAACAGGTCTACCTGTTCGGATCTCGTGCGCGAGGGAGCGAGAGAAAGGACAGCGATGCGGACCTGCTTGTGGTCATGCCCGTGGAAGGGTCCAAGCGGGAGAAGCGCTTGGCCATTCGCGGCGCGTTGCATGACATACCCATGGCCGTTGACGTAGTGGTTGTCACCCCGAACGAAATGGAAAGCTGGAAAGACATCCCGGCCACGATCCCGCGGGTGGCACTCAAGGAGGGAAAGCTTCTCTATGCCCGATCCTGA
- a CDS encoding type IV toxin-antitoxin system AbiEi family antitoxin domain-containing protein yields the protein MKWMEIDKIVARSGLRAFTDREFRAVTGTTAMSAKFMLIRYTRRGLLKRLKRGLYAVEGRLPPKWALANRLYQPSYISLESALSYYGIIPETVYSVTSVGTKSTREFEVLGTRYLFRTVTRRVFTGYRNVEIEGQPVLIAEKSKALADYLYFVFLKKARLNTRLRLKAVSRRDLMNSLEAFGNARFLRWFKHDLTVSDHRTE from the coding sequence ATGAAATGGATGGAGATTGACAAGATCGTGGCCCGGTCCGGCCTGCGAGCGTTCACCGATCGCGAATTCCGCGCCGTCACGGGGACAACGGCCATGTCGGCGAAGTTCATGCTCATCCGGTACACCCGCCGCGGCCTTCTCAAACGTCTCAAGCGCGGCCTCTATGCGGTTGAAGGCCGGCTCCCGCCCAAGTGGGCGCTCGCCAACCGGCTCTATCAACCCTCTTACATCTCCCTTGAGTCGGCCCTCTCGTACTACGGGATCATCCCCGAAACCGTCTACTCCGTCACCTCCGTCGGCACGAAAAGTACCCGCGAGTTCGAGGTCCTCGGTACGCGCTATCTCTTCCGAACCGTCACGCGCCGTGTCTTCACGGGATACCGCAACGTGGAGATCGAAGGGCAGCCCGTGCTCATCGCCGAGAAGTCCAAGGCCCTCGCCGACTACCTTTACTTCGTGTTTCTCAAGAAGGCGCGTCTCAACACCCGACTCCGGCTGAAAGCCGTCAGCCGGCGCGACCTGATGAACAGTCTGGAGGCGTTTGGAAACGCCCGCTTCCTGCGGTGGTTCAAGCATGATCTCACAGTCTCAGATCACCGAACTGAGTGA
- a CDS encoding site-specific integrase, which produces MSDNTGLARTEAPFTLPKGFMATFVRLSQSNPDMIESLHNVLRSIPSCPHRPADPLYGLVHLQHAASVLRQVIEPSGESAASGRKVFAVLRKLSPLWPQITEVPELSRDPIRYFLHQVTRAHAATKKRPPALRTLLPICTGALEQALVHWPQRADVQRDEVQRLPYVLAMFIHFFPTSRLAGERVIGQVAYQDIFEAFRAYRLSQRGIKLEHTALQYAESVAKALSIKKSAFARQRICTSDQWPELARYCGRSASGSPIRVMALMPSEADGSRRALLACPEQIADDPSHPLEEAEWIQPKGLSFNWSRSAPRSDWYPQIWDGTALTPNELTRLVIRICRAGDVGREIRPWYFLGLAAFTGIPESRLMKATIWNGPPAVIEEWLRKKEPMLASRTDDWVVICPKAGIIWLRAPESGAAGVSPHASPPLNTVRVPLPRILGPLANALWRGSESSPPPGGPFLQRRNGKPIPEAEVLQWLQIAGRTISPLPPGLTFARLRRTLKTYARNAGYSPLLTAVSSGSPNYHERVLLHYVSYPTRSFWERFSTLQSRMIELVGQVIPPADQIPLATDPVPPPSFLIDGQYGAMFTVDTARLKRTLEAAWRTLSAVAAESDRFNLLTMLTAGVVLAGTGIREKVELGNLNVSRFDPATALLRIQGKQSSFFREAREVPLGKSVTRWLSRYLDSPVYRRFARGRRHIFHVHVDGGPRPIRFGDLDRLICRYGLHDDWKACAPSHLRHWLRTQLELEGVRSEAVNDAFGHTTETTTVYHRLSSESIPILQSEFRESTDRILARVLPKDPSFA; this is translated from the coding sequence ATGTCAGACAATACCGGTCTAGCCCGAACCGAGGCCCCGTTCACCCTGCCCAAAGGCTTCATGGCGACCTTCGTGCGCCTCTCACAATCAAATCCCGACATGATCGAGTCGCTTCACAATGTCCTCCGATCGATTCCCTCCTGTCCACACCGTCCCGCCGACCCCCTCTATGGACTTGTCCATCTTCAGCACGCCGCTTCCGTCCTACGACAGGTGATCGAGCCGTCCGGAGAATCGGCGGCCAGCGGACGGAAGGTGTTTGCCGTCCTGCGCAAGCTGTCTCCACTGTGGCCCCAGATCACCGAAGTTCCGGAACTCTCTCGCGATCCCATCCGATACTTTCTTCACCAGGTCACGCGCGCTCACGCAGCAACCAAGAAACGCCCCCCCGCGTTGCGGACGCTCTTGCCAATCTGCACGGGTGCACTCGAACAAGCCTTGGTACACTGGCCCCAGAGGGCGGACGTTCAACGCGATGAGGTCCAGCGCCTGCCGTACGTGCTTGCAATGTTCATTCACTTCTTCCCGACCTCGCGCCTCGCCGGAGAGAGGGTCATCGGCCAAGTCGCCTATCAAGATATCTTCGAGGCTTTCCGGGCCTATCGATTGTCACAAAGGGGAATCAAGCTTGAGCACACGGCGTTGCAGTATGCCGAAAGCGTGGCCAAGGCCCTCTCCATCAAGAAGTCCGCATTTGCGCGGCAAAGAATCTGCACGTCGGACCAGTGGCCTGAACTCGCTCGGTATTGCGGTCGATCGGCAAGTGGCAGTCCAATTCGAGTGATGGCCCTCATGCCTTCCGAGGCGGACGGCTCCCGGCGGGCTCTCCTGGCATGCCCGGAGCAAATAGCGGATGACCCTTCGCATCCTCTCGAGGAGGCTGAGTGGATTCAGCCGAAAGGATTGTCCTTCAATTGGAGCCGGTCCGCACCGAGATCCGACTGGTATCCCCAGATCTGGGACGGAACCGCGCTCACTCCGAATGAACTCACCCGGCTGGTGATACGGATCTGCCGCGCGGGCGACGTAGGGCGGGAAATCAGACCTTGGTACTTCCTGGGCCTCGCGGCTTTTACCGGCATCCCGGAGAGTCGCCTGATGAAAGCGACCATATGGAATGGTCCGCCCGCGGTGATCGAAGAATGGCTGCGGAAGAAAGAACCCATGTTGGCAAGTCGTACCGATGACTGGGTGGTCATTTGTCCCAAAGCCGGAATCATCTGGCTGCGGGCCCCTGAATCGGGAGCTGCCGGGGTTTCCCCGCACGCTAGCCCTCCTTTGAATACGGTCCGTGTCCCCCTGCCCCGAATTTTAGGCCCACTGGCCAACGCCTTGTGGCGGGGATCGGAATCATCTCCCCCGCCGGGAGGGCCTTTTCTTCAGCGGCGGAACGGAAAACCTATTCCGGAAGCAGAAGTTCTCCAGTGGCTTCAGATCGCTGGAAGAACAATCTCTCCGCTTCCCCCGGGACTCACATTCGCGAGGCTCCGCAGGACGCTCAAGACGTACGCCCGAAACGCCGGCTATTCACCTCTGCTCACTGCGGTGTCCTCCGGATCTCCCAATTATCACGAACGCGTCCTCCTCCACTACGTCTCCTACCCGACTCGCTCGTTCTGGGAAAGATTTTCAACGCTCCAGTCAAGAATGATCGAGCTTGTTGGCCAAGTGATCCCCCCAGCCGACCAGATCCCCCTCGCAACGGATCCCGTTCCCCCACCCTCCTTCCTTATCGATGGCCAATATGGAGCCATGTTCACCGTGGATACGGCACGTCTGAAGCGCACGCTGGAAGCCGCATGGCGGACGCTCTCCGCGGTCGCAGCCGAATCCGACCGATTCAACCTGCTCACGATGCTCACAGCCGGTGTCGTGCTGGCTGGGACGGGGATCCGTGAGAAGGTTGAGCTGGGGAACCTCAATGTCAGCAGGTTCGACCCCGCGACGGCCCTCCTCCGCATCCAAGGTAAACAGAGTTCATTCTTTCGGGAGGCGCGCGAAGTCCCCCTCGGGAAATCCGTCACCCGGTGGTTGTCCCGTTACCTGGATTCTCCCGTGTACCGCCGGTTCGCACGGGGTCGACGTCACATTTTTCACGTCCATGTGGACGGCGGACCGCGACCCATCCGTTTTGGCGATTTGGACCGCCTGATTTGCAGGTATGGGTTGCACGACGACTGGAAGGCGTGTGCTCCATCGCATCTCCGGCATTGGCTTAGAACTCAGCTCGAATTGGAGGGGGTCCGCTCCGAAGCCGTCAATGACGCCTTCGGCCACACGACGGAAACGACCACCGTCTATCACCGGTTGAGCTCGGAGAGCATCCCAATTCTCCAGTCAGAATTTCGAGAGTCTACAGACCGGATTCTCGCCCGCGTACTGCCGAAGGATCCTTCTTTCGCATGA
- a CDS encoding HEPN domain-containing protein: MPDPDALLEIVGAWVQKAENDLKNATLTLKFEDDCPTDTVCFHVQQCVEKYLKAFLTHRGIDFPKVHDLKRIVALLPPELAIPLSPGDQDRLTEYATVMRYPGDYEPIGLKEARRAVRTARHVRKIIRGKLPKEALTRRRAKA; the protein is encoded by the coding sequence ATGCCCGATCCTGATGCACTGCTTGAGATCGTGGGCGCTTGGGTTCAAAAGGCCGAGAATGATCTCAAGAACGCGACTCTGACGCTGAAGTTCGAAGACGACTGTCCGACCGACACCGTTTGCTTCCATGTTCAGCAATGTGTGGAGAAGTACCTCAAGGCGTTCCTCACCCATCGCGGAATCGATTTCCCGAAAGTACATGACCTCAAACGGATCGTCGCACTTCTGCCTCCGGAACTTGCAATCCCTCTGAGTCCAGGAGACCAGGACAGGCTCACCGAGTACGCCACTGTGATGCGGTATCCAGGGGACTATGAGCCCATCGGCCTGAAGGAGGCCCGTCGGGCGGTGCGGACGGCGCGACACGTTCGGAAGATTATCAGGGGGAAACTGCCCAAGGAAGCCCTGACGCGTCGCCGGGCAAAAGCCTGA
- a CDS encoding nucleotidyl transferase AbiEii/AbiGii toxin family protein, with protein sequence MISQSQITELSDRWQTPESNVAREFVQHVLLCALFQIRGADSKLAFKGGTALHLLRRSPRFSEDLDFTAWARPFHIGEWIKQAAKEAGRAGLNFKTVESNPTSGGWLALTETRVHDWPVQIEWNVSLRGGRVSPAHETVLVTTPLWTPYTVTALSMDQMVQEKIEALLRRQEPRDFFDLYFVIRERLGIKKIVARKEKLLRLAREINLRAAARELKEFLPRTHWAVIKQLPKILSQEIERL encoded by the coding sequence ATGATCTCACAGTCTCAGATCACCGAACTGAGTGACCGCTGGCAGACTCCCGAGTCCAACGTGGCGCGGGAATTCGTCCAGCACGTGCTCCTGTGCGCTCTTTTCCAGATCAGGGGCGCGGACTCGAAGCTCGCGTTCAAGGGCGGGACGGCTCTCCACCTCCTGAGACGCAGCCCGCGATTTTCGGAGGATCTGGACTTCACGGCCTGGGCCAGGCCGTTTCACATAGGAGAGTGGATCAAGCAAGCGGCCAAGGAAGCCGGGCGGGCGGGGCTCAACTTCAAGACGGTCGAGTCGAACCCGACCTCGGGAGGGTGGTTGGCGCTGACGGAGACGCGCGTCCACGACTGGCCCGTTCAAATCGAATGGAATGTCTCCCTCCGAGGCGGGAGAGTCTCCCCCGCGCACGAGACCGTCCTCGTCACAACCCCTCTCTGGACACCGTACACGGTCACCGCCCTTTCAATGGACCAGATGGTCCAGGAGAAGATCGAAGCCTTGCTCCGGCGACAGGAGCCGCGGGACTTCTTCGACCTCTATTTCGTGATCCGCGAGCGCCTCGGAATCAAAAAGATCGTCGCCCGGAAGGAGAAGTTGCTCCGCCTGGCACGGGAGATCAACCTCAGAGCGGCCGCAAGGGAACTGAAAGAATTCCTGCCGCGGACCCATTGGGCGGTCATCAAGCAACTCCCCAAGATCCTCTCCCAAGAGATCGAGCGCTTGTAG